The following is a genomic window from Chitinophaga caseinilytica.
GCGGACGATCTGCGCCGCAACACCTCCGACGCCGTGGCCGGTACCTTAATATGCTGACTATATGTGGAATCAACAACGCTATGAAGACGCCGTTCAGCTACTGAAAACGCTCATCGCCACGCCTTCCTTTTCCAAAGAGGAAGACGGCACCGCCGCTATCCTGGCGGGCTTCATGGAAGATCACGGGGTAAAGCACCACCGTCATCTCAACAATGTATGGGCGCTCAATAAGCATTTCGATCCGGCGAAGCCCACCATCCTCCTCAATTCCCATCACGACACCGTTAAGCCCAACCCGCAATATACCCGCGATCCGTTCGCGCCCACCGTGGAAGACGGCAAGCTTTTCGGCCTCGGTTCCAACGACGCCGGCGGCTGCCTGGTGAGCCTCATCGCGGCGTTCCTGCATTTTTACGAAACGGAAAATCTCCCTTACAATATCGCCATCGCCGCCACGGCGGAAGAAGAAATAAGCGGCGTTAACGGCATCGAAAGCGTATTGCCCCTGTTGCCGGAAATCGACTTCGCCATCGTGGGCGAGCCCACGAAAACCGACCTCGCCATCGCCGAAAAAGGCTTGATGGTGCTGGATTGCGTGGCGCACGGCAAAGCCGGCCACGCCGCCCGCGACGAGGGAGACAATGCCGTGTATCATGCGATCGACGATATCAACTGGTTCCGCAATTACCGCTTCCCCAACGTGAGCGAAACGCTGGGGCCGGTAAAAATGAGCGTGACCGTGATCCATACTTCCAACAAGGCGCACAACGTGGTGCCGGCGGAATGCTCGTTTGTGGTGGATTGCCGCGCTACCGACCAGTACACCCTGGAAGAAATGCTGGAGACCGTCCGCGCGAACGTGAAATGCGACGTAAAGCCGCGCTCCATGCGCATGCGGCCTTCCTTTATCCCGAAAGAGCATCCGCTCGTGCAGGCAGGCATTGGCCTGGGAAAACAGCTGTATGGCTCGCCCACCACGTCTGACCAGGCGCTGATACCGGCTACCTCGGTGAAAGTGGGCCCGGGCGACAGTGCGCGCTCGCATTCGGCTGATGAATTCATTTACCTCGACGAGATCCGCCAGGGCATCGATACCTACATCCGCCTGCTGTCTGTCGTGAATGGCGTAAATTAGTGGCTATGAAACAGCTCATCCTCGAAAATAAACGTGTACTGCTTCGTCCGCTGGAAATGGGGGATGTCGACAGTCTGCTGGAAGTGTCGCTCGAACCGGAGATGTGGGCCGTTGGCTCCACGGCCATCCGCGACCGCGCAGAACTGGAGCGCTACATCCAGACGGCTTTGGCCGAAAGGGACCGCGGAGAGTCTGTCCCGTTTACGATCGTCGACAAGCAAAACGGCCGGATCGCAGGCAGCACCCGCTACGCGGCGATTTCGAGCCAGCACAAGCGCGCCGAGATCGGCTACACCTGGATCCATCCCGATTTTCAGCGCACTGGCCTCAACCGCGCCATGAAATTCGCCATGCTGCAACACGCATTCGAAGTCTGGCAGCTGAACCGGATAGAACTGAAAACGGACGAGCGCAACGAAAAATCCCGCAACGCCATGCTGGGCATCGGTTGCAAGCAGGAAGGGATTTTGCGGCACCATATGGTCACCTGGACGGGCCATCTGCGCAATTCCGTGTATTTCAGCATGCTCCGCGAAGAATGGCCGGACGTCCGCCAGCGGATTTTCGGCAAATATGATTTTTAAACTGATTGACGATGAAACTTTGGCAGAAAGATAAAGCCTCCCTCGCGGCGGTAGAACAGTTCACCGTAGGCCGCGACCGCGAAATGGACGCCTACCTCGCGCCCTTCGACGTGCTCGGCTCGCTGGCGCACATCGCCATGCTGGAATCTGTAGGGCTGCTGCCCGCGGAAGACCTGGCCGTGCTGCAAAAGGAACTGAAAAATATCTACCGCGAAATCGCCGAAGGGAATTTTGTGCTGGAAGACGGGGTGGAAGACATCCACTCGCAGGTGGAGCTGCTGCTCACCCGCCGCGTGGGCGAATCCGGCAAGAAGATCCACAGTGGCCGGTCCCGCAACGACCAGGTACTGGTAGACCTCAAGCTGTTCCTCCGCCATGAACTGGAAACGATCGTCGGCGAAACGAAAGAACTTTTCGACCTGCTGCAAAAGCAGAGCGAGCAGTATAAAGGCTCCCTGTTGCCCGGGTACACCCATCTCCAGATCGCGATGCCCAGTTCGTTCGGGCTGTGGTTCGGCGCGTATGCGGAAAGTCTGGTAGACGACCTGATCATGCTGCAGGGCGCTTACCGGGTGGTGAACAAGAACCCCCTGGGCTCGGCGGCTGGCTACGGCTCCTCGTTCCCGCTAA
Proteins encoded in this region:
- a CDS encoding M20 family metallo-hydrolase, giving the protein MWNQQRYEDAVQLLKTLIATPSFSKEEDGTAAILAGFMEDHGVKHHRHLNNVWALNKHFDPAKPTILLNSHHDTVKPNPQYTRDPFAPTVEDGKLFGLGSNDAGGCLVSLIAAFLHFYETENLPYNIAIAATAEEEISGVNGIESVLPLLPEIDFAIVGEPTKTDLAIAEKGLMVLDCVAHGKAGHAARDEGDNAVYHAIDDINWFRNYRFPNVSETLGPVKMSVTVIHTSNKAHNVVPAECSFVVDCRATDQYTLEEMLETVRANVKCDVKPRSMRMRPSFIPKEHPLVQAGIGLGKQLYGSPTTSDQALIPATSVKVGPGDSARSHSADEFIYLDEIRQGIDTYIRLLSVVNGVN
- a CDS encoding GNAT family protein; the protein is MKQLILENKRVLLRPLEMGDVDSLLEVSLEPEMWAVGSTAIRDRAELERYIQTALAERDRGESVPFTIVDKQNGRIAGSTRYAAISSQHKRAEIGYTWIHPDFQRTGLNRAMKFAMLQHAFEVWQLNRIELKTDERNEKSRNAMLGIGCKQEGILRHHMVTWTGHLRNSVYFSMLREEWPDVRQRIFGKYDF